The Vicia villosa cultivar HV-30 ecotype Madison, WI linkage group LG1, Vvil1.0, whole genome shotgun sequence genome includes a region encoding these proteins:
- the LOC131644513 gene encoding monothiol glutaredoxin-S10 has protein sequence MGMASMANTFTLPRFNFNPSHTLSSSSSSSIPKIFTLSTPISTPSPITNASSSTTRRAPTLIRATSSSPSSSSSSFGSRLEETIKTTLSQNPVVVYSKSWCSYCSEVKSLFKKLGVQPLVLELDEMGPQGPQLQKLLERLTGQYTVPNVFIGGQHIGGCTDTLKLYRKGDLETLVSEAIAKNKGS, from the exons ATGGGTATGGCGTCCATGGCCAACACTTTCACTCTTCCTCGCTTCAACTTCAACCCTTCTCACAccctttcttcatcttcttcatcatccatcCCCAAAATCTTTACTCTCTCCACCCCCATTTCCACCCCTTCACCCATCACCAATGCATCATCCTCAACCACAAGACGCGCACCCACTCTCATTCGCGCcacctcttcttctccttcttcatcctcttcctcCTTCGGCTCTCGCCTCGAAGAAACCATCAAAACCACTCTTTCACAAAACCCCGTTGTCGTTTACTCCAAATCCTGGTGCTCCTATTGCTCTGAGGTGAAATCGCTGTTCAAGAAGCTCGGTGTTCAGCCGCTGGTCCTCGAATTGGATGAAATGG GTCCACAAGGTCCACAATTGCAGAAGTTGCTGGAAAGACTCACTGGCCAATACACTGTCCCAAATGTATTTATTG GTGGCCAACACATTGGTGGATGTACAG ATACACTTAAGCTGTATAGGAAAGGAGATCTTGAAACTCTGGTATCTGAAGCTATTGCTAAAAATAAGGGGAGCTAA
- the LOC131658108 gene encoding S-protein homolog 74-like yields MKMKKKNSSSYLLALVFFILAFTFPTLLCASSSYATKDHLFPEFIKWHVYVVNSLSYNQSLFTHCKSSEDDLGVNNLSPGSNITWSFRTDFFHSTMFSCYVTKDGASLSFKAFWYDARLFDKCDWKNCIWVAKNDGVYLKNLSRRLDELVYIWNAGM; encoded by the coding sequence atgaagatgaagaaaaagaattcAAGCAGCTATCTTTTGGCACTAGTATTCTTCATTTTGGCTTTTACCTTTCCAACCCTTTTGTGTGCTTCAAGTTCTTATGCAACAAAAGATCATCTGTTCCCTGAATTCATAAAATGGCATGTATATGTTGTCAATTCCTTGAGCTACAACCAAAGTTTGTTCACACATTGCAAATCATCAGAAGACGATCTTGGCGTCAATAACCTATCTCCCGGTTCAAATATCACTTGGAGTTTTAGGACGGATTTCTTTCACTCGACAATGTTTTCGTGCTATGTGACTAAAGACGGCGCTTCTCTTAGTTTCAAGGCTTTCTGGTATGATGCTCGTCTTTTTGACAAGTGTGATTGGAAGAATTGTATTTGGGTTGCTAAAAATGATGGAGTTTATTTGAAAAATTTGAGTCGAAGACTTGATGAGTTGGTTTATATTTGGAATGCTGGAATGTGA